One genomic region from Pigmentibacter ruber encodes:
- a CDS encoding RHS repeat-associated core domain-containing protein: MKRNQVFTKITALFSSGLMLSNIFQSYAYAHSVSKLTSIVYNSSKEVVSNGKLGKNSAINAGSGQANAQSSNDQNSSSSSVFSDAYNFKSLSQTVDPRTGAFSVSYKIGDISGNGFEDPEISLALNYTSTSFANSFSLGKGWSLNLSHYDTKTGMLSLASGGSYKLDLGKGKLKYYKLKDLDVKLGLDYITLTFKDGKVELIDRAYGNLRKITNVQGFSAEFLYEKGNRLSSVVYKNPVNGNDLKKLEINYPSDSEVQFVRNLGSEKAVTVIKKFAGGNILSSIMNPIGQEVKFEYKSSVEKAFPTDSLITSILYPTGTVISVSYLAGGLEAAKKDTAAPAVAKIKTISLPKTESSEEEISYNYYNSTSTNYLAKGFTGYKEGEDALFFTPNTYTYSTVEIKKAPDNQTTTVERFYNHFHQMIKEEVKLNGDYYLVKEFNYSDWLNKSFDNLNATYSFPREIKTTYYSNGSRRSEVIKQEFDDYGNITKTQDVNGIVKEFSYLPAEKTFHKMVNFPYREVEKSINGGGSKVIDYSYEDAKNNQGNSFQRLKARIYKISETACTLEDSNCGKVYKTEIHKYDNTDTAKNIVKTFGLPSVTKLYSAANGKCKVVQRQSSYALNNSQNIINVDYYAAKGKYLASESVYKNAYTKLDEKTLDKEGLEISSEYDILGRKTRESLKAPTSSVTLSKNYTYKVNDSIYGGYGTSALLVQSPNGYKSVIIYDSLGRELEIQKESIQTGKIEKIKSYVYGVTGQKIKEILYNNDVQGNAYKLELNYKYDVVGRNIASTSPSGETKYTIFNDVNRTETSFVQALNGEKSLSSITTYNEFKKPIRTQLFSPAGVFINESLLKYDNFGNISEKKDVNGNIVKYFNNILGQKIEEQYLDGRKIKYEYDEIFLDKVTKKTVILANSKEYVIGAREYNEKGLILKDIDPSGNAINYEYDNYNNLISEKTRSGKLIKYSYTPFNKIAKKEVSGDISGKYTTTYTYDPLTLNIIAMKDNNGITSYFYNSDSSVSSVLYPDNRRVSYGYNLQGSLDSIKDIQGNITRYHFSKVNGKLEASEFILATQMNNIQMEQYFYDNFSRIKSKILPNNAQTIYEYDDIGNLVSMTNKNEIGQSILKYDYTYRKDMNIASRTRTEEGDKGYSARESYSYDRYNNLISYMCSGTACPSDQNGQTISAEDYTFDGLNNIKTVKVAYANGTSSSTNYNYSAQDPSRLVGYSTTSSKGVHTANLEYDNDGNIIKDGEGNSLSYSPFNRLEAFVKDGNVTEYRYNGNGILISQKDLSTNEETKFYYNGQRIINESTNGSITSYFQVSGRVIGKLAQGKEAQYFITDQAQSVIRIFEGRKLLDTNYVYTPYGQQANLAENSNLAKVSGFGFNGERTDGKSGYQFLGQGYRAYNPALARFMQYDVHSPFGKGGLNGYTFAENNPIMKFDPSGESAASATMMGVGIFLAILGVALSVVTFGTSTGLIGAGAGAAAGGVGAAAGSAAATTALTGAQIGLATTSLIAGVASAGTGIASSIYEHKAYEARQAGDKDMAMRYAETATILGYISLALGIVSLLSGIGVKFAGSPKLGSTFYIDDEATKAFKPLHNARESVEIITSFATVESLPTIPTERVRNGFFTVVADLPDLVSPKQIIVKPPVSFIEAPSNVSSFGDLVTLFKELDKKSALAAKSKNAIMDPTTDGTGTIRQFLFETHTFDEVRIDISKVKRK; encoded by the coding sequence ATGAAGAGAAATCAGGTATTTACCAAAATTACCGCTCTATTTAGCAGTGGATTAATGTTGTCAAATATATTCCAATCTTATGCTTATGCGCATAGTGTGTCTAAGTTAACTTCAATTGTTTATAATTCATCGAAAGAAGTTGTAAGTAATGGAAAATTAGGGAAAAACTCTGCAATTAATGCAGGTTCAGGGCAAGCAAATGCGCAAAGTTCTAATGATCAAAATTCTTCTAGCTCTTCAGTATTTAGTGATGCCTATAATTTTAAATCATTATCTCAAACAGTAGATCCTCGTACAGGAGCATTCTCTGTTTCATATAAAATTGGTGATATCTCTGGTAATGGTTTTGAAGATCCTGAAATATCTTTAGCATTAAATTATACTTCAACATCTTTTGCCAATTCATTTAGCTTAGGAAAAGGCTGGTCCTTAAATTTATCACATTATGATACTAAAACTGGAATGTTAAGTTTAGCAAGTGGTGGAAGCTATAAGCTAGATTTAGGAAAAGGAAAATTAAAATATTACAAGTTAAAAGATTTAGATGTAAAGTTGGGTTTAGACTATATTACTTTAACTTTTAAAGATGGAAAAGTTGAATTAATCGATAGAGCATATGGGAATTTAAGAAAAATTACTAATGTGCAGGGCTTTAGCGCAGAATTTCTTTATGAAAAAGGGAATAGACTTTCAAGTGTTGTATATAAAAACCCTGTTAATGGAAATGATTTGAAAAAATTAGAAATTAATTACCCATCTGATTCCGAAGTTCAATTTGTAAGAAATTTAGGAAGCGAAAAAGCAGTTACGGTTATTAAGAAATTTGCTGGCGGAAATATTTTGTCTTCAATTATGAATCCAATTGGGCAAGAAGTTAAATTTGAATATAAGTCTTCGGTTGAAAAAGCTTTCCCAACAGATAGTTTAATAACAAGTATTTTATATCCTACTGGTACAGTAATTAGTGTGAGCTACTTAGCTGGTGGTCTAGAAGCTGCCAAAAAAGATACCGCAGCTCCTGCTGTAGCAAAAATTAAAACTATTTCATTGCCTAAGACTGAGAGTAGTGAAGAAGAGATAAGTTATAATTACTATAATTCAACAAGTACAAATTATTTAGCAAAAGGATTTACTGGATATAAAGAAGGTGAAGATGCTCTATTTTTCACACCTAATACATATACATATTCAACTGTAGAAATTAAAAAAGCTCCAGATAATCAAACAACTACAGTTGAAAGATTTTATAACCATTTTCATCAAATGATCAAAGAAGAAGTAAAATTAAATGGAGACTATTATTTAGTAAAAGAATTTAATTATTCTGATTGGTTAAATAAAAGCTTTGACAATTTAAATGCAACATATAGCTTTCCAAGAGAAATTAAAACAACATATTACTCAAACGGATCAAGACGCTCAGAAGTAATTAAACAAGAGTTTGATGACTACGGTAATATTACAAAAACTCAAGATGTAAATGGAATAGTGAAAGAATTTTCCTATTTACCAGCAGAAAAAACATTTCATAAAATGGTTAATTTCCCTTACCGTGAAGTTGAGAAGTCAATAAATGGAGGAGGAAGTAAAGTAATAGATTATTCCTATGAAGATGCAAAGAATAATCAGGGAAACAGTTTTCAACGATTAAAAGCAAGAATATATAAAATAAGTGAAACTGCTTGTACTTTAGAAGATAGTAATTGTGGTAAGGTTTATAAAACAGAAATTCATAAATATGATAATACTGATACAGCAAAAAATATTGTTAAAACCTTTGGATTGCCTTCTGTAACAAAACTTTATTCCGCAGCTAATGGGAAATGTAAAGTAGTTCAAAGACAAAGTTCCTATGCGCTAAATAATTCTCAGAATATTATTAATGTTGATTATTATGCAGCAAAAGGAAAGTATTTAGCTAGTGAATCTGTTTATAAAAATGCTTATACAAAGTTAGATGAAAAAACACTTGATAAGGAAGGTTTAGAAATTTCATCAGAATATGATATCTTAGGAAGAAAAACTCGTGAGTCATTAAAAGCTCCGACTAGTTCTGTTACATTATCTAAAAATTATACTTATAAAGTTAATGATTCAATTTATGGTGGTTATGGAACTAGTGCTTTATTGGTTCAATCTCCAAATGGTTACAAGTCTGTTATTATTTATGATTCTTTAGGTAGAGAATTAGAAATTCAAAAGGAAAGTATACAGACTGGGAAAATTGAAAAAATAAAATCTTATGTTTATGGAGTTACTGGACAAAAAATTAAAGAAATTTTATATAACAACGATGTCCAAGGAAATGCATATAAATTAGAACTTAATTATAAATATGATGTGGTTGGAAGAAATATTGCATCAACCTCTCCAAGTGGCGAAACAAAATATACAATTTTTAATGATGTGAATAGAACTGAAACTAGTTTTGTCCAAGCATTAAATGGAGAAAAATCGTTATCAAGTATCACAACATATAACGAATTTAAGAAACCTATACGTACACAATTATTTTCTCCAGCTGGCGTATTTATTAATGAAAGTTTGTTAAAATATGACAATTTTGGAAATATATCAGAGAAAAAAGATGTGAACGGAAATATTGTTAAATACTTTAATAATATTTTAGGACAAAAAATTGAAGAACAATACTTGGATGGTCGAAAGATTAAGTATGAATACGATGAAATATTTTTAGATAAAGTAACTAAAAAAACAGTAATTCTTGCAAATTCCAAAGAATACGTAATTGGGGCTAGAGAATATAATGAAAAAGGATTAATCTTAAAAGATATTGATCCGTCAGGAAATGCTATTAATTATGAATATGACAACTATAATAATTTAATATCTGAAAAAACAAGATCTGGTAAGTTAATAAAATATTCATATACTCCATTTAATAAAATAGCAAAAAAAGAAGTTTCAGGTGACATAAGTGGTAAGTACACAACTACATATACATATGATCCTTTAACTTTAAATATCATTGCTATGAAGGATAATAATGGAATAACTAGCTATTTTTATAATTCAGATAGCTCAGTATCTTCTGTACTATATCCAGATAACAGAAGAGTTTCTTATGGCTATAATTTGCAAGGAAGTTTAGATAGTATTAAAGATATTCAAGGAAATATTACTAGATATCATTTTAGTAAGGTGAATGGTAAACTAGAAGCCTCAGAATTTATCTTAGCAACGCAAATGAATAATATTCAAATGGAACAGTATTTTTATGATAATTTCTCTAGGATTAAGAGTAAAATACTACCAAATAATGCACAAACAATTTATGAGTATGATGATATTGGCAATTTAGTTAGTATGACTAATAAGAATGAAATTGGTCAATCAATACTAAAATATGACTATACATATAGAAAAGATATGAATATTGCCTCAAGGACAAGAACAGAAGAAGGTGATAAAGGTTATTCAGCTAGAGAATCTTATTCATATGATAGATATAATAATTTAATTAGTTATATGTGTTCAGGTACTGCTTGTCCTAGTGATCAAAATGGTCAGACTATATCTGCTGAAGATTATACTTTTGATGGACTCAATAATATCAAAACTGTTAAAGTTGCTTATGCAAATGGCACATCAAGTTCTACTAATTATAATTACTCAGCTCAAGATCCGAGTCGATTAGTTGGATATTCAACAACATCTTCTAAAGGAGTGCATACAGCAAATTTAGAATATGATAATGATGGAAATATTATTAAAGATGGAGAAGGAAATAGTCTTTCATATTCACCATTTAATAGACTTGAAGCTTTTGTTAAAGATGGAAACGTAACTGAATATCGTTATAATGGTAATGGAATATTGATATCACAAAAAGATCTATCAACTAATGAAGAAACAAAGTTTTATTATAATGGTCAAAGAATTATAAATGAAAGCACTAATGGATCTATTACCAGTTACTTTCAAGTAAGTGGAAGAGTCATTGGAAAATTAGCTCAAGGCAAAGAAGCTCAATATTTTATAACAGATCAAGCTCAAAGCGTTATTAGAATTTTTGAGGGAAGAAAATTATTAGATACAAATTATGTTTATACTCCTTACGGGCAACAAGCGAATTTAGCTGAAAATAGCAATTTAGCAAAAGTGAGTGGTTTTGGATTCAATGGGGAACGTACTGATGGCAAATCAGGTTATCAATTCCTTGGACAAGGTTACCGTGCATACAACCCTGCATTAGCTCGTTTTATGCAGTACGATGTCCATTCACCATTTGGTAAAGGTGGATTGAATGGTTATACATTTGCTGAAAATAATCCTATTATGAAGTTCGACCCAAGCGGTGAAAGTGCGGCTTCAGCAACAATGATGGGAGTTGGTATATTCCTTGCAATCTTAGGCGTTGCACTTTCTGTGGTAACTTTTGGTACCTCTACAGGGCTTATTGGAGCTGGTGCGGGAGCTGCTGCTGGTGGTGTGGGAGCTGCTGCTGGTAGTGCTGCTGCAACTACTGCTTTAACCGGTGCACAAATTGGTTTAGCTACAACATCATTGATAGCTGGAGTAGCTTCAGCAGGAACTGGTATTGCTTCTTCCATTTATGAACATAAAGCTTATGAAGCACGCCAAGCAGGCGATAAAGATATGGCTATGCGTTATGCAGAAACAGCTACAATCTTGGGATATATATCATTAGCATTAGGAATTGTATCTCTCTTAAGCGGTATTGGTGTTAAATTTGCTGGTTCTCCTAAACTTGGAAGTACATTTTACATAGATGATGAAGCAACAAAGGCATTTAAACCTTTACACAATGCAAGAGAATCTGTTGAGATTATTACGAGTTTTGCCACGGTTGAATCATTACCTACAATACCAACTGAGCGGGTAAGAAATGGATTCTTTACGGTTGTAGCTGACTTGCCTGATTTAGTAAGTCCAAAGCAAATAATTGTAAAACCGCCTGTTTCATTTATTGAAGCACCAAGTAATGTTTCTTCTTTTGGTGATTTAGTTACTTTATTTAAAGAACTAGATAAGAAATCCGCATTGGCAGCTAAGTCCAAGAATGCAATAATGGACCCTACAACCGATGGTACTGGTACAATTCGTCAATTTTTATTCGAAACACATACTTTTGACGAGGTTAGAATTGATATATCAAAAGTTAAAAGAAAATAG
- a CDS encoding alpha/beta fold hydrolase, whose product MENFEDFIAELKKENSPEEVKRNTTRYLEEIIPFYKNHGITEEFKGVDDLQITCKSFHAKNPVAKVILCTGYNESYLKYSEFIQNLYEMDFSVYCFDHRGQGFSGRFINQQKRGFVDKFSNYINDLSFFFEHVSSNEKNLPVFIIAHSMGGAITALAVNQKKVNPSGIILCAPMFEIMLAPYHFLEKPIYYLASIFCKMNLDKKFAPGQTDCIPFRPFEGNDVTHSLFRYNVWRKHISEIDDLQLGGPTYGWIKESVKASIQARHINNLHNVPCLLIQAQEDTVVRNSAHQIFLKNNPNCEYESIEFARHEILMEADVIRNRALYLIQNFITKKLGK is encoded by the coding sequence GTGGAAAATTTTGAAGATTTTATTGCGGAATTAAAAAAAGAAAATTCTCCTGAAGAAGTAAAACGTAACACCACAAGGTACCTTGAAGAAATTATTCCTTTTTATAAAAATCATGGCATTACTGAAGAATTTAAAGGTGTGGATGATTTACAAATTACTTGTAAATCATTTCATGCAAAAAATCCTGTAGCTAAAGTAATTTTATGCACTGGTTATAATGAATCTTATTTAAAATATAGTGAATTTATTCAAAATCTATACGAAATGGATTTTTCTGTGTATTGTTTTGATCACCGTGGACAAGGCTTTTCAGGACGTTTTATAAATCAACAAAAACGTGGTTTTGTTGATAAATTTTCAAATTATATTAATGATTTAAGCTTCTTTTTCGAACATGTCTCAAGCAATGAAAAAAATTTACCTGTTTTTATTATTGCGCACTCTATGGGTGGAGCTATTACTGCTCTTGCAGTTAATCAAAAAAAAGTAAATCCAAGCGGCATTATTCTTTGCGCACCCATGTTTGAAATTATGCTCGCTCCCTACCATTTTTTAGAGAAACCAATTTACTATTTAGCAAGTATTTTTTGTAAAATGAATTTAGATAAGAAATTTGCTCCTGGACAAACTGATTGTATTCCTTTTCGACCTTTTGAAGGAAATGATGTTACACATAGTCTATTTAGATACAATGTTTGGCGAAAACATATTTCTGAAATAGATGATTTACAATTAGGCGGCCCCACTTACGGCTGGATAAAAGAAAGCGTAAAAGCTTCAATTCAAGCAAGACATATTAATAATTTACATAATGTACCTTGCTTACTTATTCAAGCCCAAGAAGATACAGTAGTGAGAAATTCAGCACATCAAATATTTCTAAAAAATAACCCTAACTGTGAATACGAATCTATTGAATTTGCTAGACATGAAATTTTAATGGAAGCAGATGTTATCCGAAATAGAGCATTATATTTAATTCAAAATTTTATAACTAAAAAACTTGGAAAATGA
- a CDS encoding S1 family peptidase → MTYLNLKVQNILNSILLFIFILGCTKSGSTQAPTPTPTPTPINIKDKLKNNIAKIYLRDKKTPNPNGQICTGWVASKNLIITAAHCFKNDVAPYNDIFGISSIDLGFSKSESIGRFDIDIIKTHKDWPNVNTFADIAFIKLKIGKEFNYAEIIPIYSKTKNIKQNDNVIAFGFATNKFVDTSVIKPSDADLKTNGLTAAQAMESICVKDKMKPGDSGGPIYYLDNGNPFIIGILSSLNGCSANNSQTTYANIEMLIDWVEKESLVKIK, encoded by the coding sequence ATGACTTATTTAAATCTTAAAGTTCAAAATATTTTAAATTCAATTTTGCTGTTTATATTTATACTTGGGTGCACAAAATCAGGATCAACACAAGCACCAACACCTACTCCAACACCTACTCCAATAAATATTAAAGATAAATTAAAAAATAATATTGCTAAAATTTATTTGCGAGATAAAAAAACTCCAAATCCGAATGGTCAAATTTGTACTGGATGGGTTGCTTCAAAAAATTTAATAATCACTGCTGCACATTGCTTTAAAAATGATGTTGCACCTTATAATGATATTTTTGGGATATCAAGCATTGATTTAGGTTTTTCCAAATCCGAATCAATAGGAAGATTTGATATTGATATAATTAAAACACACAAAGATTGGCCTAATGTTAATACTTTTGCTGATATTGCATTTATTAAATTAAAAATAGGAAAGGAATTTAATTATGCAGAAATTATTCCAATTTATTCAAAAACTAAAAATATAAAACAAAATGATAATGTGATTGCTTTTGGATTTGCTACTAATAAATTTGTAGATACCTCTGTTATTAAACCAAGTGATGCTGATTTAAAAACCAATGGACTTACTGCGGCTCAAGCTATGGAATCAATTTGTGTAAAAGATAAGATGAAACCTGGAGATTCCGGAGGTCCTATTTACTATTTAGATAATGGTAATCCATTTATAATTGGAATTCTTTCTTCTTTAAATGGTTGCTCTGCTAATAATTCACAAACTACATATGCAAATATTGAAATGCTAATCGATTGGGTTGAAAAAGAAAGTCTAGTTAAAATTAAATAA
- a CDS encoding response regulator transcription factor: MKEEKLRILIIEDDRDLNNLLKYTLEASRDYDVKSHFDGNGAFELISQFMPDLVLLDVMLPNIYGTEILKNIRDNPSTAGILVILLTARSQEKDKVEGFEAGADDYITKPFSPRELMLRVNALLRRSHALKFQTSHNPSSKEGEKINPSQDPFDQNISKIISVGTIKIFLDEFKVTVNNEVISLTATEYQLLVFLCERVGKLQSREALLQKVWGYEGQVNTRTVDTHIKRLRQKLGAAGSMIETIHGFGYQLIDPH, encoded by the coding sequence ATGAAGGAAGAAAAGCTTCGGATTCTCATCATAGAAGATGACAGAGATTTAAATAATCTTTTAAAATATACTCTTGAAGCTTCTAGAGATTATGACGTCAAATCGCATTTTGATGGTAATGGTGCTTTTGAACTTATTTCGCAATTTATGCCTGATCTTGTCTTATTAGATGTTATGTTACCTAATATTTACGGCACAGAAATTTTAAAGAACATTCGAGATAATCCCTCTACTGCTGGAATACTTGTTATCTTACTAACCGCTCGTTCCCAGGAAAAAGATAAAGTCGAAGGCTTTGAAGCAGGCGCAGATGATTATATCACAAAGCCTTTCTCGCCAAGAGAATTAATGCTCAGAGTAAATGCCTTATTACGAAGATCACATGCATTAAAATTTCAGACTTCTCACAATCCTTCATCAAAAGAAGGAGAGAAAATCAATCCTTCACAAGACCCTTTTGATCAAAATATTTCCAAAATTATTTCAGTTGGTACAATTAAAATATTTCTTGATGAATTTAAAGTAACTGTTAATAATGAAGTTATTTCATTAACTGCAACGGAATATCAATTATTAGTTTTTTTATGTGAAAGAGTTGGAAAACTTCAAAGCAGAGAAGCCCTTCTGCAAAAAGTTTGGGGTTATGAGGGACAAGTAAACACTAGAACAGTTGATACTCATATTAAACGCTTAAGACAAAAATTAGGTGCTGCCGGCAGTATGATTGAAACTATTCATGGATTTGGATATCAATTGATTGATCCTCATTGA
- a CDS encoding NADH-quinone oxidoreductase subunit B translates to MKHHNYGSEFYITTKQKELVAWARKNSLWPYPFGTACCGIELMSVMGPKYDLARFGAEVVRFSPKQADLLIVAGTITEKMGPVIKRIYDQMPEPKWVLSMGACASSGGFYRAYHVMQGVDKIIPVDVYVPGCPPTPEAVLDGFMQLQEKIKKEALESNSAAKEDK, encoded by the coding sequence ATGAAGCACCACAATTATGGAAGTGAATTTTATATAACGACCAAGCAAAAGGAGTTGGTAGCTTGGGCAAGGAAAAACTCGTTGTGGCCCTATCCCTTTGGAACTGCTTGTTGTGGAATTGAATTGATGTCTGTCATGGGACCTAAGTACGATTTGGCTCGTTTTGGAGCAGAAGTTGTTCGCTTTTCTCCAAAACAAGCTGATTTATTGATAGTAGCTGGGACGATTACTGAGAAAATGGGGCCTGTCATCAAACGCATATATGACCAAATGCCTGAACCAAAATGGGTGCTTTCCATGGGTGCTTGTGCTTCATCGGGCGGTTTTTATCGTGCTTATCATGTTATGCAAGGTGTTGATAAAATTATTCCTGTTGACGTTTATGTTCCAGGATGCCCACCGACTCCAGAAGCTGTTTTAGATGGTTTTATGCAACTCCAAGAAAAAATTAAAAAGGAAGCTCTTGAAAGCAACTCTGCTGCGAAAGAAGACAAGTAA
- a CDS encoding NAD(+)/NADH kinase: MQNDVDVFIIQKQTTLERYTKSKINIDFFDYLERDKQTPVPLQEAHNEHTNSRDILIKALEKYSITYKIFNLDELASNNICYYNDKCKNSGLNPKMKIVISLGGDGTLLHASHHVGGEVALLGINSCPAHSVGHMCPIVPNDIEKAICCIINKEYSTKSVRRIKLEVSRKQIVPLALNDVLLCNRHPAATSRYQLGIFSADFAAEFASEKQLSSGLWVSTAAGSTAAISSYGFQKLDLLSPQILAAVREPYTPRNESLQLKQFSIDGNEKSLLFFSRMRQGLVCVDGPDSCAYLGFGDTVKMSLPKECALNLVLDFFGKVPLFPIDNG, translated from the coding sequence TTGCAAAATGATGTTGATGTTTTTATTATTCAAAAACAAACAACCTTAGAGCGCTATACAAAAAGTAAAATCAATATTGATTTTTTTGATTACTTGGAAAGAGATAAACAAACACCAGTTCCTTTACAAGAAGCACATAATGAGCATACAAATAGTAGGGATATTTTAATAAAAGCATTAGAAAAATATTCAATAACTTATAAAATATTTAATTTAGACGAGCTCGCATCAAATAATATTTGTTACTATAATGACAAGTGTAAAAACTCAGGCCTAAATCCAAAAATGAAAATTGTTATTTCTTTAGGCGGAGATGGTACACTTTTGCATGCTAGTCATCATGTGGGTGGAGAAGTTGCTTTGCTAGGAATTAATTCCTGTCCCGCACATTCAGTAGGACATATGTGTCCTATCGTTCCAAATGATATAGAAAAAGCTATTTGCTGCATTATAAATAAAGAATATTCAACAAAGAGTGTTAGAAGAATAAAACTTGAAGTTTCACGAAAACAAATCGTTCCTTTAGCATTGAATGATGTTCTTCTTTGCAATCGACATCCTGCCGCAACTAGCCGCTATCAGTTAGGAATTTTTTCTGCTGATTTTGCCGCTGAATTTGCTTCTGAAAAGCAATTGTCTAGCGGGCTATGGGTATCAACTGCTGCAGGCAGCACAGCCGCTATATCCTCGTATGGCTTTCAAAAGTTAGATCTTCTTTCACCACAAATTTTAGCCGCAGTTAGAGAACCTTACACCCCCAGAAACGAATCCCTACAATTAAAGCAATTCTCTATTGACGGAAATGAAAAATCATTGTTGTTTTTCTCTCGAATGCGCCAAGGTCTCGTCTGTGTTGATGGACCAGACTCCTGCGCTTATTTAGGTTTTGGTGATACTGTAAAAATGAGCTTACCAAAGGAATGTGCATTGAATCTAGTCCTTGATTTTTTTGGTAAAGTCCCATTGTTTCCGATAGATAATGGATAA
- a CDS encoding peptidylprolyl isomerase, with the protein MRLNTKIFSSVSTKSFVLGFIIITAVVAFVFTGFGRLNPTGLFGLDPNTAAQVGSEKIEMQQFAAIISSQLNQDTPPEQRKMLARQLIQRMIQEKVLAEEAKNLGWNVSDVEMATLIRSIPQFQNPKTQQFDMQAFKNYIASQQMSELSFYSFLKQQLEIQKFNNLLYLPTPISTNIAEIQNKINSTEFKLQYALITLPDAILKQKVLEESQKYVNDKNNLNNLTQLYNNSKNQFSQKAQVKALTILISHKDAQRAQGEALKRTPTEAKKLIEEIQAQLAKGADFAKLAKDKNDDVNAKNNGGNIGFIDESNMDPKSVSAALSLTAQKPLSTIVETPFGFRIFKFVEGKPAITKSFDDVKLQLAEQLIGSDIRQKLEANLLKEVNETLSAKNIAKLNTILTENKITWQYLSKQYKVSESFISELGVADNLAQNIFTLKNPGDLIQKVLDFGTKKAIVKLVVKTSPTNSKDEIEALKKQMTGMNSQEFATKTQKYILSSYEKSDKIKINPALLN; encoded by the coding sequence GTGCGCTTAAACACTAAAATATTTTCATCGGTTAGTACTAAGTCTTTTGTCTTAGGATTCATCATCATTACTGCTGTTGTTGCGTTTGTCTTTACTGGCTTCGGTAGGTTGAATCCAACAGGTCTTTTTGGGCTAGATCCAAATACAGCAGCGCAAGTTGGTTCTGAAAAAATAGAAATGCAACAATTTGCTGCAATTATTTCAAGTCAACTAAACCAAGACACTCCACCTGAGCAAAGAAAAATGCTTGCTCGCCAACTCATTCAACGCATGATTCAAGAAAAAGTTTTAGCTGAAGAAGCTAAAAATCTTGGCTGGAACGTTTCAGATGTAGAAATGGCTACTTTAATTAGAAGCATACCTCAGTTTCAAAATCCAAAAACTCAACAGTTTGATATGCAGGCATTTAAAAACTATATAGCTTCACAACAAATGTCAGAACTGAGCTTTTATTCATTTTTAAAGCAACAATTAGAAATTCAAAAGTTTAATAATTTACTTTATTTACCAACCCCAATAAGTACAAATATAGCTGAAATTCAAAATAAAATTAATTCTACAGAATTTAAATTACAATATGCATTAATTACTTTACCTGACGCTATTTTAAAGCAAAAAGTATTGGAAGAATCACAAAAATACGTTAATGATAAAAACAATTTAAATAATTTAACACAATTATATAATAATTCTAAAAATCAATTTTCACAAAAAGCTCAAGTAAAAGCTTTAACTATCCTAATTTCTCATAAAGATGCACAACGTGCACAAGGTGAAGCCTTAAAAAGGACACCTACAGAGGCAAAAAAACTAATTGAAGAAATTCAAGCCCAATTAGCAAAAGGCGCTGATTTCGCTAAGTTAGCAAAAGATAAAAATGATGATGTAAATGCAAAAAACAACGGCGGCAATATTGGATTTATTGATGAATCAAATATGGATCCTAAATCAGTTAGTGCTGCTCTCAGCTTAACTGCTCAAAAACCACTTTCTACAATAGTCGAAACACCTTTTGGTTTCCGCATTTTTAAATTTGTGGAAGGCAAACCTGCAATTACAAAATCTTTTGATGATGTAAAGCTTCAATTAGCAGAGCAATTGATTGGAAGCGATATCAGACAAAAGCTAGAAGCAAATCTTTTAAAAGAAGTAAATGAAACATTATCTGCAAAAAATATTGCAAAGCTAAATACTATTTTGACAGAAAACAAAATAACTTGGCAATATCTTTCTAAACAATATAAAGTTTCTGAATCATTCATAAGCGAACTTGGTGTGGCTGATAATCTAGCACAAAATATATTTACTCTTAAAAATCCTGGTGATTTAATCCAAAAAGTATTAGATTTTGGAACGAAAAAAGCTATTGTAAAATTAGTAGTGAAAACATCGCCAACAAATTCAAAAGATGAAATTGAAGCTCTAAAAAAACAAATGACAGGTATGAACAGCCAAGAATTCGCCACAAAAACTCAAAAGTATATTCTTTCTTCATATGAAAAAAGTGATAAAATTAAAATCAACCCTGCTCTTCTAAATTAA